One window of Chamaesiphon minutus PCC 6605 genomic DNA carries:
- the tyrS gene encoding tyrosine--tRNA ligase translates to MTVSVSVPASDRFDWLFRGVSEIFPHQPSSSDPAENIAQRLAQTDRPLRVKLGIDPTGADIHLGHSIPLRKLRSFQDAGHTAVLIIGDFTARIGDPTGKSEVRKQLTPEQVTDNALAYLDLVRPILDFETPGRLEVRYNSEWLSKLDLGQTLELLSTMTVGQMLAKEGFALRYEKETPIFIHEFLYPLMQGYDSVAVRADVELGGTDQKFNLVVGRDLQRHFGLTPQFGLLMPILLGTDGVQKMSKSLNNYVGLGEDALSMYSKLEKTPDSIIKDYFTLLTDLELARLPENPREAQKLLALTVTSQYHGTERAIQAQADAIALITKPGQNAGGDSIPEFSLAAVTFPARIFQILSASGLCTGSNDAKRQIQGGAVRLDGESISDIELTYNDAAELVGKVLQVGKKRFKKLIE, encoded by the coding sequence ATGACTGTAAGTGTTTCCGTGCCAGCATCAGATCGATTCGATTGGTTATTTAGAGGTGTGAGTGAGATTTTTCCCCACCAGCCAAGTTCCTCAGATCCGGCTGAGAATATTGCCCAGCGACTAGCACAAACCGACCGTCCACTGCGGGTCAAACTGGGGATCGATCCAACGGGTGCTGATATCCACCTCGGTCATAGTATTCCCCTCCGCAAGCTCAGATCTTTCCAAGATGCCGGACATACTGCGGTGCTAATTATTGGCGACTTCACCGCCCGCATTGGCGATCCGACTGGTAAATCGGAAGTCCGCAAGCAATTGACGCCGGAGCAAGTTACCGATAATGCTCTAGCTTATCTCGATCTCGTGCGCCCGATTCTCGATTTTGAGACGCCAGGACGGTTGGAAGTCCGCTACAATTCCGAATGGCTCTCCAAATTGGATTTGGGTCAGACGCTCGAACTGCTGTCCACGATGACGGTGGGACAAATGCTGGCTAAAGAAGGTTTCGCGCTGCGCTACGAAAAAGAGACGCCGATTTTTATTCACGAGTTTCTGTACCCGCTGATGCAGGGCTACGATTCCGTTGCCGTCCGCGCCGATGTCGAACTCGGCGGTACCGATCAAAAGTTTAATTTAGTCGTCGGGCGCGATCTCCAGCGTCATTTCGGGCTGACGCCGCAATTTGGCCTATTGATGCCCATTCTGCTCGGTACCGATGGCGTCCAGAAAATGTCCAAATCTCTCAACAATTATGTCGGATTGGGCGAAGACGCTCTGAGTATGTACTCTAAGCTAGAGAAAACGCCCGACAGCATTATCAAAGATTACTTTACCCTCCTGACCGACCTAGAACTCGCTCGATTGCCAGAGAACCCCAGAGAAGCCCAAAAGCTGCTCGCCCTGACGGTAACCTCGCAGTACCACGGTACAGAGCGCGCCATCCAAGCCCAAGCCGATGCGATCGCGCTAATTACCAAACCCGGTCAAAATGCAGGTGGCGATAGCATTCCCGAATTTTCGCTGGCTGCTGTGACTTTCCCCGCTAGAATATTCCAAATTCTGTCGGCGAGTGGTTTGTGTACTGGTAGTAACGATGCCAAACGGCAAATTCAAGGTGGTGCGGTGCGGTTGGATGGCGAGTCTATCTCTGACATCGAACTTACCTATAATGACGCAGCGGAGCTAGTTGGGAAAGTTTTACAAGTAGGCAAAAAACGTTTTAAAAAGTTAATTGAATAG
- a CDS encoding PBP1A family penicillin-binding protein, whose translation MSSRALNKKNPKQKPDEPMDRKPEDGRFFGGIGQIAGGTILGITMLASSIVAGGLVGLAISFRNLPDVRVLRSYAPTETTYIYDVKGMQLASLHDEANREVVPLNRISPNLKRALLAIEDSHFYYHQGVNLTGVGRAISTNFKKGGVTEGGSTITMQLIKNLFLSQKRQFSRKLAEAVLSIRLEQIFRKDEILEMYLNQVYWGHNNYGVETAAQSYFNKHASDLNLAEGAMMAGSIAAPEKYSPFTNFKAAKKRQEVVLARMVELKWITPAEEKKAKAYKIKLGKIKTWQSSRLPFVTDAAIEELNQRFGRETVRKGGMRIQTTIDYNFQLAAEKVVQNAYNRLGRSKYQISLVAVDPRTHFIKAMVGGVDYKKSNFNRAMYANRQPGSSFKPFVYYTAFATGKFSPESTVYDNPVRYRDGSGYYSPRNYGGGYSGAMSVRSAIMQSTNVPAVKLGKEVGLDKVIQTCRTLGIKSPIEPVVSLPLGAVGVTPVEMAGAFATFASNGWQSETTTILRVTDSDGNILLDNTPQPQLVLNAWAAAQINSALQSVVSGGTGKEAAIGRPAAGKTGTTSSERDVWFVGYVPQLSASVWIGKDDFTPLGRGVTGGTYAAPIWRSFMKEALKNEPVESFLPPAKFKRPGS comes from the coding sequence GTGTCTTCTAGAGCTTTAAATAAAAAGAACCCCAAACAGAAACCCGACGAACCGATGGATCGCAAACCAGAAGATGGTAGATTCTTCGGCGGTATCGGTCAAATTGCGGGCGGTACGATCTTAGGTATCACCATGTTAGCTAGTTCGATCGTCGCTGGTGGCTTAGTAGGGCTGGCAATTAGCTTCCGGAATTTACCAGACGTGCGGGTACTTCGCAGCTACGCACCGACCGAAACTACCTATATCTATGACGTCAAAGGGATGCAGTTGGCCAGTCTGCACGATGAAGCCAATCGCGAAGTCGTACCGCTCAACCGGATTTCGCCCAACTTAAAACGCGCCTTACTAGCGATCGAAGACAGTCACTTCTACTATCATCAAGGGGTCAATCTCACTGGGGTGGGACGAGCCATTAGTACCAACTTCAAAAAAGGTGGCGTCACCGAGGGTGGTTCGACGATCACCATGCAGTTGATCAAGAACTTATTCCTCTCTCAAAAACGACAATTTAGCCGAAAACTAGCCGAAGCCGTACTCTCGATTCGACTCGAACAAATTTTCCGTAAAGACGAAATTCTGGAAATGTACCTCAATCAAGTTTATTGGGGTCACAATAACTATGGAGTAGAAACAGCAGCCCAGAGCTATTTTAACAAACATGCCTCCGATCTAAATTTAGCAGAAGGGGCGATGATGGCAGGATCGATCGCCGCACCCGAAAAATATAGTCCCTTTACCAATTTTAAAGCAGCTAAAAAGCGGCAAGAAGTAGTTTTAGCAAGGATGGTCGAACTCAAGTGGATTACGCCAGCCGAAGAAAAAAAAGCGAAAGCCTATAAAATCAAACTCGGTAAGATCAAAACTTGGCAAAGTAGTAGATTACCTTTTGTTACCGATGCCGCGATCGAAGAACTCAATCAACGCTTTGGGCGCGAAACCGTGCGGAAAGGCGGGATGCGGATTCAAACTACGATCGATTATAACTTCCAACTCGCTGCCGAAAAAGTCGTTCAAAATGCTTACAATCGCTTAGGTAGAAGTAAGTATCAAATCAGCCTCGTCGCAGTCGATCCGCGCACGCACTTTATCAAAGCCATGGTAGGCGGCGTAGACTACAAAAAAAGTAACTTCAACCGCGCCATGTATGCCAATCGGCAACCCGGTTCCTCATTCAAACCTTTCGTCTACTATACCGCCTTCGCCACTGGCAAATTCTCGCCCGAATCGACGGTATACGATAACCCCGTCCGCTATCGCGATGGTAGTGGCTACTATTCGCCGCGCAACTATGGCGGCGGCTATTCTGGTGCAATGAGCGTCCGGAGTGCCATTATGCAGTCTACTAACGTACCAGCGGTAAAATTAGGTAAAGAAGTCGGCTTGGATAAAGTCATCCAAACTTGTCGCACCTTGGGCATCAAAAGCCCGATCGAACCAGTTGTATCTTTACCACTAGGCGCGGTTGGCGTGACGCCAGTCGAAATGGCTGGTGCATTTGCCACCTTTGCCAGCAACGGCTGGCAATCCGAAACCACCACGATCCTCCGCGTCACAGATAGCGATGGTAATATCCTCCTCGACAATACCCCCCAACCCCAACTAGTTCTCAATGCCTGGGCTGCCGCTCAAATCAACAGCGCGCTCCAATCAGTAGTTAGCGGCGGTACTGGTAAAGAGGCCGCAATCGGTCGTCCAGCCGCTGGAAAAACCGGAACTACCTCTTCAGAACGGGACGTCTGGTTCGTGGGCTACGTGCCCCAGCTATCGGCCTCTGTGTGGATTGGTAAAGATGACTTTACACCCCTCGGTCGAGGCGTCACGGGCGGTACCTACGCCGCACCAATTTGGCGGAGCTTTATGAAAGAAGCTCTCAAAAACGAGCCTGTAGAATCGTTCTTACCACCAGCTAAGTTCAAACGTCCGGGAAGCTGA
- a CDS encoding alpha/beta hydrolase, with translation MKRSVVIRRKHLGTLVKRLAIVYISICLCLWIGQCHLMFHPYREIVAVPSASPWNMSYREIVMPSGSGQLKGWWIAADSRRVKDSTPPKVLLFLGGAAGNKSHYLDRVEGLRQLGFSLLLFDYRGYGESLGDFPSENQLYNDSQAAWDYLIDRQKVPPPQIFIYGESLGGAIALDLAVKHPQAAGAIVQSSFTSMTDMARWRGFGWLFPVDLLLTQKFDSIAKVRSLKIPVLFIHGTADDVVPFKMGQRLFAAAPAPKYLHVVSEAGHTRLLRSGEQSYLKAIGQFIQHS, from the coding sequence TTGAAAAGATCTGTTGTCATTCGCCGTAAGCATCTGGGTACTTTGGTCAAAAGGTTGGCGATCGTCTATATATCCATCTGTCTATGTTTGTGGATCGGGCAGTGCCATCTGATGTTTCATCCCTATCGTGAAATTGTTGCGGTGCCCAGTGCTTCACCCTGGAATATGTCATATCGGGAGATTGTCATGCCGAGCGGATCGGGGCAATTGAAAGGCTGGTGGATTGCCGCCGATTCTCGTCGAGTGAAAGACTCAACTCCGCCTAAAGTTCTCTTGTTCTTGGGTGGGGCTGCTGGCAATAAAAGCCACTACTTAGATCGAGTTGAAGGACTCCGACAGTTGGGGTTTTCCTTGCTGCTATTCGATTACCGAGGCTATGGAGAGAGTCTGGGTGATTTCCCCAGTGAAAACCAGTTATACAACGATAGTCAGGCAGCCTGGGACTATCTAATCGATCGACAAAAAGTGCCACCTCCACAAATATTTATTTATGGGGAATCTCTAGGCGGGGCAATCGCCCTTGACTTAGCAGTCAAACACCCACAAGCAGCAGGCGCGATCGTGCAAAGTTCATTTACATCCATGACAGACATGGCTAGGTGGAGAGGATTCGGTTGGCTGTTTCCTGTCGATCTGCTGTTGACTCAGAAATTCGATTCGATTGCCAAGGTGCGATCGCTAAAAATTCCAGTATTATTCATTCATGGTACGGCGGATGATGTTGTGCCATTTAAGATGGGACAAAGACTTTTTGCTGCTGCTCCAGCTCCTAAATATTTGCATGTTGTGTCTGAAGCTGGACATACCCGTCTGCTCAGATCTGGAGAGCAGTCTTATCTCAAAGCCATTGGGCAATTTATACAACACAGCTAG
- a CDS encoding AAA-like domain-containing protein — MVTQTRRAAIGKIAYKIGGSLPANAPTYVVRSADRDLDRYIDSGEFCYILNSRQMGKSSLKLRAMQKLADRGVACVEIDLAGIGTVDVSEAQWYNSIADELATQFDLDAELEIFWDTHARLPESKRLANFIDEIVLEQIDSQIVIFIDEIDQVLSLGAFTDNFFGTIRSCAERRAARPKYQRLSFVLLGVAAPTDLIKDRQITPFNIGRAIELNGLQITDDLSPLIRGLEGSVANPSQTIAEILDWTGGQPFLTQKLCQLVVESPQDAIAQIVSTKIIDNWKERDSPVHLRTIEARLLAKREISSHLLQQYRYIITSKSGLIANNSPEQQSLRLSGLVVERAGKLQVYNPIYQQVFSRDWVDRQLADICPHGKALTDWLDRDRSDVFLLDGDALDAAISWKEFQWRQNQLIGIEDTAFIDRSQARRTDWKLKKIQDRIKKFVKILLLLIGIGLVLLVSLIWLGRSLTISDRLDRLERTSTQIMQQYEFAPIDSLQAAIENAKKSQAIRMTLMGDRSPTIGPKLALQKLVDSIQEIDEIQTYQQGVNTVYFCGNDRIFTAGSDGTIKLWDRTANIPISEPKPAIALQDEAKIISFTSENPECDRMFATGSSDGYIRLWEKLGIDRIQNKAKIDQAAAHQGSVQNVRLLRDRRDDRLYVFSTGETDGKLKKWQFDNNNRLNLLKTFVALDGNVAHPQGVVSLNLNGKKDRIGSAGQDNTAKIWDLDGNPIAILSGHIGAVNSIYFCSSVSNNCTDYEIATGSSDGTVRLWSADGKYLKTINAHTGEVRAVRFSPDGKLLATASAKDPTASNGNSVRIWNLEDNGKLITEFKGHQGSIESMRFKPNSNLDRQLATSGRDDSIIRIWKIPEVMPSKHKHQEKINSVRFDPYDSRYFITAGEDGKIAWWSHSPGQLPQQLSSFSAKDKKIKFNTIRIYPNSTPNKRSIAVGDSQGNIRLLEIETDGDKQNIVEVSSFNTGQGNVDSMDWNYKPYGDRADVCLLATTGQTGDNIKFWAIDINENKLVDSIVIPPIHLDYSHLTLRFSKDGESLGIGADKGRVALITKIERLAQIPQVKKLKYDREKALRSKVIVGFSKDPQLFTIVSKEGKIWRSEIEAKLIEDEKGVQTYQAGTENIDISSQDGSIATGGAGAALRIWDVRGRQLADFRGYWGTIRSINFSRDGKYLLAGGDDGIPLVWQIDRQIPDLIEQANRWLAR; from the coding sequence ATTGTCACTCAGACGAGGAGAGCGGCTATCGGCAAGATCGCATATAAAATTGGTGGTAGTCTCCCCGCAAATGCACCTACCTATGTCGTCAGATCCGCCGATCGAGATTTGGATCGGTACATCGATAGCGGTGAGTTTTGCTATATTTTGAACTCCCGCCAGATGGGCAAATCTAGCCTCAAACTGCGCGCGATGCAGAAATTGGCAGATCGAGGGGTGGCGTGTGTCGAGATCGATCTGGCGGGGATCGGTACGGTGGATGTAAGCGAAGCACAGTGGTATAACTCGATCGCGGACGAGTTAGCCACTCAATTCGATTTAGATGCGGAGTTAGAAATTTTTTGGGATACTCACGCTCGACTTCCAGAGAGTAAGAGGTTGGCAAATTTTATCGATGAGATCGTGCTGGAGCAGATCGATAGTCAGATTGTAATTTTTATCGATGAAATCGACCAAGTTTTGAGTTTAGGTGCCTTTACCGATAACTTTTTTGGCACGATCCGAAGCTGTGCGGAACGACGCGCTGCTAGACCTAAATATCAACGATTATCCTTTGTATTATTAGGCGTAGCCGCACCGACGGACTTGATTAAAGATCGACAAATTACCCCCTTTAATATCGGTCGGGCGATCGAGTTAAATGGATTGCAAATAACGGACGATCTTTCACCCTTGATCCGAGGTTTAGAGGGGAGCGTCGCCAATCCCAGCCAGACGATCGCCGAAATTCTCGATTGGACTGGGGGACAACCTTTTCTGACCCAAAAATTATGTCAGTTAGTAGTTGAATCGCCCCAAGATGCGATCGCCCAAATTGTCAGCACAAAAATTATCGATAATTGGAAAGAGCGAGATAGTCCCGTTCACTTACGCACGATCGAAGCACGCCTCTTGGCAAAGCGCGAAATATCCAGCCATTTACTCCAACAATATCGCTATATTATTACATCCAAATCTGGCCTAATTGCGAATAATAGTCCCGAACAACAATCGCTGAGATTGTCGGGATTAGTAGTCGAACGAGCGGGTAAATTACAAGTTTATAATCCGATCTACCAGCAGGTATTTAGTCGCGATTGGGTCGATCGACAGTTGGCGGATATCTGTCCCCATGGTAAGGCTCTAACTGATTGGCTCGATCGCGATCGATCTGATGTCTTCCTGCTAGATGGCGATGCTTTAGATGCCGCAATTTCTTGGAAAGAATTTCAGTGGCGACAAAATCAATTGATTGGGATTGAAGACACCGCTTTTATCGATCGCTCTCAAGCACGGCGCACGGATTGGAAGCTCAAAAAAATTCAAGATCGAATTAAAAAATTTGTTAAAATTCTCCTACTATTAATTGGCATCGGCTTAGTTTTATTAGTTAGTCTAATTTGGCTCGGTCGTAGCCTGACAATTTCCGACAGGCTCGATCGACTCGAACGCACTAGCACTCAGATTATGCAACAGTATGAATTTGCCCCGATCGATTCTCTCCAAGCTGCCATCGAGAATGCCAAAAAATCTCAAGCGATTAGAATGACCTTAATGGGCGATCGATCGCCGACAATTGGCCCCAAATTAGCTCTCCAAAAGCTCGTCGATAGCATTCAAGAAATCGATGAGATTCAGACCTATCAGCAAGGTGTAAATACAGTCTATTTTTGCGGAAACGATCGCATCTTTACGGCAGGAAGCGATGGCACGATTAAACTCTGGGATCGGACTGCAAATATCCCAATTAGCGAACCAAAACCCGCGATCGCGCTCCAAGATGAAGCTAAAATTATTAGTTTCACCTCCGAAAATCCTGAATGCGATCGCATGTTTGCAACTGGTAGTAGCGATGGTTATATCAGACTGTGGGAAAAATTAGGGATCGATCGGATTCAAAACAAAGCAAAGATCGATCAAGCCGCAGCGCATCAAGGTAGTGTTCAAAATGTACGATTGCTACGCGATCGTCGTGACGATCGTTTGTATGTATTTAGTACTGGTGAAACTGATGGTAAATTAAAAAAGTGGCAATTTGATAATAACAATCGCTTAAATTTACTTAAAACATTCGTCGCTCTTGATGGTAATGTCGCTCATCCACAGGGGGTTGTCTCTCTTAATTTAAATGGTAAAAAAGATCGAATTGGCAGTGCTGGTCAAGATAATACAGCAAAAATTTGGGATTTAGATGGTAACCCGATCGCGATTCTTAGCGGTCATATCGGTGCAGTCAATAGTATTTACTTTTGCTCGTCGGTATCTAACAATTGTACCGATTATGAAATCGCCACAGGGAGCAGCGATGGCACCGTAAGGCTGTGGAGTGCTGATGGTAAGTATCTCAAGACAATTAACGCGCATACTGGAGAAGTTAGAGCAGTTCGATTTAGTCCTGATGGCAAACTATTAGCCACAGCATCTGCTAAAGATCCGACGGCGAGTAATGGTAATTCGGTCAGAATTTGGAATCTTGAAGATAATGGTAAATTAATTACCGAATTTAAAGGTCATCAAGGATCGATCGAAAGTATGCGATTCAAACCTAATAGTAATCTCGATCGACAATTAGCAACTAGCGGTCGGGATGATAGTATCATTCGGATCTGGAAAATACCAGAAGTGATGCCCTCAAAACATAAGCATCAAGAAAAAATCAATAGTGTGCGGTTCGATCCTTATGATTCTAGGTATTTTATTACAGCAGGGGAAGATGGCAAAATCGCCTGGTGGTCTCATAGTCCCGGTCAGCTCCCTCAACAATTAAGTAGTTTTTCTGCTAAAGACAAGAAGATTAAATTTAATACCATTCGGATTTATCCTAATTCTACTCCCAACAAAAGATCGATCGCCGTTGGTGACTCTCAGGGAAATATTAGATTGCTCGAGATCGAAACTGATGGCGACAAGCAGAATATTGTTGAAGTTAGTAGTTTTAATACCGGACAAGGTAATGTAGATAGTATGGATTGGAATTATAAACCTTATGGCGATCGAGCCGATGTCTGTTTGCTAGCAACAACCGGACAAACTGGCGATAATATCAAATTTTGGGCGATCGATATCAACGAAAATAAACTAGTAGATTCGATCGTCATCCCACCCATCCACTTGGATTACTCGCATCTCACTTTAAGATTTAGCAAAGATGGCGAAAGTCTAGGAATCGGTGCCGATAAAGGTCGAGTTGCTTTGATTACCAAAATCGAGCGTCTCGCCCAAATACCACAGGTCAAAAAGTTAAAATACGATCGCGAAAAAGCTCTCAGAAGTAAAGTCATAGTTGGCTTTAGTAAAGATCCGCAATTGTTTACGATCGTCAGTAAAGAAGGTAAAATCTGGAGGTCGGAGATTGAAGCTAAATTAATTGAAGATGAGAAAGGTGTCCAAACTTATCAGGCGGGCACAGAAAATATCGATATTAGCAGTCAAGATGGCTCGATCGCCACTGGCGGTGCTGGCGCAGCCTTAAGAATCTGGGACGTTCGCGGTCGTCAGTTGGCCGATTTTCGGGGCTATTGGGGCACAATTAGAAGTATCAATTTTAGTAGAGATGGCAAGTATTTACTTGCTGGCGGCGACGATGGCATCCCGCTCGTATGGCAGATCGATCGTCAAATTCCCGATCTCATCGAACAAGCCAATCGCTGGTTGGCTCGCTAA
- a CDS encoding AAA-like domain-containing protein — protein MTRRSLQLRPTHVKDAKAAFKQSKYTTQIGLAIEAEIQAQSTVSAFFCGRPLDRANFNKLCELLDLDPLVVGEEPLPAPAVNNNSIPVAAPAPALCRERENLWYQQLLAPHALIRIQAPAQFGKTSLLWKLLDRAEQQGHLCLYLNLNSIEPAGFTDSKAFFRAFVCEIASEIAEKYVDCLMSLSRYDELAASLTHTKAFLKYLEHLQQKIAHPLTIAINKLDRLLDFPAIADEFLFQLRNVNEKSKKGGIWGNFRLLLAYSTPRIEEFVNIAENRSPFNVGYSIELEEFSPSEVAALAASKGLVLDAAQIEALMQPIGGIPSLIQLTLKSLSENESLQFDLATTEPLYQEHLAVLKLWLQQRDLYNLMRQIATNPTTTTVSPKQRSLLHRQGLIISLDRQVRARCELYRRYFAWN, from the coding sequence ATGACTCGTCGATCGTTGCAACTGCGCCCAACTCATGTGAAGGATGCAAAAGCAGCATTCAAGCAGAGTAAATATACCACTCAAATCGGTCTGGCGATCGAAGCTGAGATTCAGGCGCAATCGACGGTGAGTGCTTTTTTTTGCGGTAGACCGCTGGATCGAGCCAACTTTAACAAACTTTGCGAACTATTAGATCTCGATCCGCTGGTTGTTGGCGAAGAACCGTTACCAGCTCCAGCCGTCAATAATAATTCGATTCCCGTTGCAGCTCCAGCTCCCGCGCTTTGTCGAGAGCGCGAAAATTTGTGGTACCAGCAGCTTTTGGCACCCCATGCTTTAATTAGAATTCAGGCTCCCGCTCAATTTGGCAAAACTTCATTATTGTGGAAACTACTCGATCGCGCCGAACAGCAGGGACATTTATGTTTATACCTAAATCTTAATTCGATCGAGCCTGCTGGTTTTACAGATTCTAAGGCTTTTTTTCGAGCTTTTGTCTGCGAAATTGCTAGCGAGATCGCCGAAAAATATGTCGATTGTTTGATGTCATTAAGTCGTTATGACGAACTAGCGGCATCGCTGACTCATACTAAAGCTTTTCTCAAATATCTCGAACATTTACAACAAAAAATAGCGCACCCTTTGACGATCGCGATTAATAAGCTCGATCGATTATTAGATTTCCCTGCTATTGCCGACGAATTTTTATTTCAGTTGCGAAATGTGAATGAAAAAAGTAAGAAAGGTGGCATTTGGGGAAATTTTCGTCTCTTGTTGGCTTATTCTACGCCCAGAATCGAAGAGTTTGTAAATATTGCCGAAAATCGATCGCCATTTAATGTCGGCTATTCGATCGAGTTAGAAGAATTCAGTCCTAGTGAAGTAGCCGCACTAGCCGCGAGCAAAGGATTGGTTCTAGATGCAGCGCAAATTGAAGCCTTAATGCAACCGATCGGCGGTATTCCCAGCCTAATTCAATTGACACTTAAAAGTCTAAGCGAAAACGAATCGCTCCAATTTGATTTAGCCACTACCGAGCCGCTGTATCAGGAGCATTTAGCAGTCCTCAAACTGTGGCTGCAACAGCGAGATTTGTATAACTTAATGCGCCAAATTGCGACCAATCCCACGACAACAACAGTCTCCCCAAAACAACGCAGTCTCCTTCATCGTCAGGGCTTAATTATTTCACTCGATCGTCAAGTCCGCGCTAGATGCGAACTCTATCGTCGCTACTTTGCATGGAACTAA
- a CDS encoding aspartoacylase yields the protein MNLLSGSIRRVAIVGGTHGNELTGIYTIENLNRCPHPIDGYSFECMTLLANPKAIAANRRYIDRDLNRCFGNADLSNLDLTNYEDILAKEIAAKLGPKDRPRADVIIDLHTSTSNMGLTILLSSKHPFNLRLAAYLSTLHPDVRVCCGIQCNQDAPMLRSLSPLGCTIEVGAIAQGILNADLFDKTQMLVRETLNYIDAENQSKPLPIPTGLTVYQTLSSVDYPRDSSGKIEAMIHPKLQFQDYQPLQPGDPMFWTFTGESILYQGEYTVFPIFINEAAYYEKGIAMSLTEKLVLQP from the coding sequence ATGAATTTGTTGTCAGGATCTATTCGACGGGTAGCAATTGTCGGCGGAACGCATGGCAATGAGTTGACGGGTATTTATACGATCGAGAACTTGAATCGATGCCCACATCCGATCGATGGTTATAGCTTCGAGTGCATGACATTACTAGCCAATCCTAAAGCAATTGCCGCCAATCGTCGCTATATCGATCGTGATTTGAATCGTTGTTTTGGCAATGCAGATTTGTCAAATCTAGATTTAACGAACTATGAAGATATCCTAGCTAAAGAAATTGCCGCCAAATTAGGCCCTAAAGATCGGCCCCGAGCTGATGTAATTATCGATCTGCATACTTCTACATCCAACATGGGATTGACGATTTTACTGTCGAGTAAGCATCCATTTAACTTACGATTGGCAGCTTATTTGAGTACGCTTCATCCCGATGTCCGAGTCTGTTGTGGCATCCAATGCAACCAAGATGCACCGATGTTGCGATCGCTATCGCCATTAGGTTGCACGATCGAAGTTGGCGCGATCGCGCAAGGAATTCTCAATGCCGATCTATTCGATAAAACCCAGATGTTAGTTCGAGAAACTTTGAATTATATCGATGCTGAAAATCAGAGTAAGCCTTTACCAATTCCAACTGGTTTGACTGTATATCAAACGCTATCTTCAGTAGATTACCCGCGCGATTCGTCGGGTAAAATCGAAGCAATGATTCATCCCAAACTTCAATTTCAAGATTATCAACCGCTGCAACCAGGCGATCCGATGTTCTGGACATTTACAGGCGAATCGATTCTTTATCAGGGTGAATATACAGTTTTCCCAATCTTTATTAATGAAGCCGCTTATTACGAAAAAGGGATTGCGATGTCATTAACAGAAAAACTAGTTTTACAGCCTTAA